Within Sphingobium sp. KCTC 72723, the genomic segment ATGAACGCACCGAACAGCGCCGTGCGCGCAGGGTCGAAGCCGCCCCGGCGGCGGTTGATGGCGTCGATCACCCAGCCCGCCAGAAATCCGCCCAGTGACCCCAGTCCGCCATAGGCTATGGCGATGAGGATGCCTGCTCGTGCGATCGGCATGTCGTGGACGCGGATGAGGAAGGTGGTGAGCCAGGTACTCATGCCGTAAATGCCCGCCGCGATCAGGACGATCGCGCCGATGCAGTAGAGCAGGCCCGGCCGTGCGGCGAGCAGGCCGATGCGCTGCATCAGGCCGACGCGATCATCCTGTTGCGCCGGGGCAGGGCCATCGAGCGCGCCGCGTCGGGGTTCGCGCACGGTCAGCAGAAGGATGGGGGCAAGCAGCAGCCCCGGTACGCCCGCCGCGACGAAGGCCCAGCGCCAGCCGACGCTCTGAACAATCGCGCCGCCGACGATGAAGGCGATGGCCAGGCCAATGCCGGAACTCAGATACCAGATGCCGATCGCGGTGGCGCGGCGATCCTGCCCGAAATAGTCGCTGAGCAGCGACATGCCGGTGGGCGATCCGCCCGCTTCGGCCGTGCCGACCGCCGCGCGCCCGATCACCAGCGTCCAGAAGCCGGTCGCCAGCCCGCATAGCGCCGTCGCGCCGCTCCACAGCGTCAGCGCTGCGGCCATCAGGTTGCGCCGGTTCCAGCTGTCGACTGCCACGCCAAAGGGCAAAGCGGCAAGCGCGAAGAAGATGCCATAGGCAAAGCCCGCCAATATCCCCAATTGCCCATCGGACAGGGCAAATTCGCGCCCGACAGGCGCCAGCACCAGCCCGATGATCGCGCGGTCGATGCCGTGGCAGGTCTGCGCCAGCGTCAATATGCCCAGCACATACCAGGGATAGCGGCCCATATCGGTCGGCTTTTCCACCCGCGCTTTCATGCCGCGCGCCGTCGTTGGATAAAGGGGATGTGCATCGCGGGCCTCTCCGTCTTTTTTGATTGGCGCAGCCTAGCTGTCTGCGGGGCGCAAGCCACCGGGGGCTATGCCGCCATCTGGCCAGATCATGTCGTATATGGGCCACGCCAA encodes:
- a CDS encoding MFS transporter, which encodes MKARVEKPTDMGRYPWYVLGILTLAQTCHGIDRAIIGLVLAPVGREFALSDGQLGILAGFAYGIFFALAALPFGVAVDSWNRRNLMAAALTLWSGATALCGLATGFWTLVIGRAAVGTAEAGGSPTGMSLLSDYFGQDRRATAIGIWYLSSGIGLAIAFIVGGAIVQSVGWRWAFVAAGVPGLLLAPILLLTVREPRRGALDGPAPAQQDDRVGLMQRIGLLAARPGLLYCIGAIVLIAAGIYGMSTWLTTFLIRVHDMPIARAGILIAIAYGGLGSLGGFLAGWVIDAINRRRGGFDPARTALFGAFIPLLTAITGIGTMLVHDLQPMLILMMACGFLSASYNGPIYAVIVTIAGPRLRGLAVSMVQLGANLIGVGAGTYLIGAVSDYVGGNEGVAWGIGTAMLFTFAGGLMLLMASRTIRRAEANA